In one Massilia endophytica genomic region, the following are encoded:
- a CDS encoding GPW/gp25 family protein gives MAIQDSNFLGRGWSFPPSFELQSGTVDLVSGDADIQQSLHVLFSTMPGERTMLPLFGCNLRQYLFEAAGPALFARIRKQMETAVLYYEPRITILDIAIAPAGPIDGQLNVTLTYLIRQTNTRSNMVYPFYLQGEGTNVRRIP, from the coding sequence GTGGCGATCCAGGACAGCAATTTCCTCGGCCGCGGGTGGAGCTTTCCGCCCAGCTTCGAGCTGCAAAGCGGCACGGTGGACCTGGTGAGCGGCGACGCGGACATCCAGCAAAGCCTGCATGTCCTGTTCAGCACCATGCCGGGCGAGCGCACCATGCTTCCGCTGTTCGGCTGCAACCTGCGCCAGTACCTGTTCGAAGCCGCCGGACCGGCGCTGTTCGCCCGCATCCGCAAGCAGATGGAAACGGCCGTGCTGTACTACGAGCCCCGCATCACGATCCTCGACATCGCCATTGCGCCCGCCGGGCCGATCGACGGCCAGCTGAACGTGACGCTCACCTATCTGATCCGGCAGACCAACACCCGCAGCAACATGGTCTACCCGTTCTACCTGCAAGGGGAGGGCACCAATGTGCGCCGCATCCCTTAG
- a CDS encoding PAAR domain-containing protein, which produces MPFAARLTDLHECPMSTGPVPHVGGPVIGAGVPTVLIGKLPAAAVGDTLVCVGPPDAIVAGSSSVMIGGRPAARMGDSTAHGGKIVLGCFTVMIGG; this is translated from the coding sequence ATGCCATTCGCCGCGCGACTGACCGACCTGCACGAATGCCCCATGTCCACCGGACCCGTGCCGCATGTGGGCGGCCCCGTGATCGGGGCGGGCGTGCCCACTGTCCTCATCGGCAAGCTGCCCGCGGCCGCCGTCGGCGACACGCTGGTGTGCGTGGGCCCGCCGGACGCCATCGTGGCCGGGTCCTCGAGCGTGATGATCGGCGGGCGGCCGGCTGCGCGCATGGGTGATTCAACGGCGCATGGCGGGAAGATCGTGCTGGGCTGCTTTACCGTGATGATCGGGGGCTGA